The following proteins come from a genomic window of Salvia hispanica cultivar TCC Black 2014 chromosome 4, UniMelb_Shisp_WGS_1.0, whole genome shotgun sequence:
- the LOC125218192 gene encoding cytochrome P450 71A8-like — protein MDETQIQFILPSLIFLFLLWITIKNLSHTNKNPPPSPPKLPLIGNLHQLGSLPHKNLQSLARKHGPIMLLHFGPVPVLIASSADAAREITKTHDLIFASRPLNKVSQKLSYNGRDVVFAPYGEYWRRAKSVLMLQLLSGKRVQSYRLIREEETALLVKRILECSGPVNLSEMFSEFTNDGICRSAFGRKYSDSESGRKFLELVGEVSEVIGAVRAGEFLPWLSWMDRVSGFDGKVDRIAREMDEFLEGVMRERLGDREGFSEGKEGDNFLDILLGIYSDSNGEVSVDDTESIKAILLDVFAAGTDTTSVFLEWAMTELLRNPTVMQNLQNEVRETAKDSSNITEDDLERMHYLKAVIKETLRYHPPVPLLVPRVASKDVKIKGYDVAAGTVVMINAWAIGRDSVSWNEPEEFKPERFLNSSIDFKGLNFELVPFGMGRRACPGAAFAVATIEFVLASLVQKFDWKLDNGGQGGNLDMSERQGITVHRDIPLIAVASLSK, from the exons ATGGATGAAACTCAAATCCAATTCATACTCCCATCTCTCATCTTCCTATTCTTATTATGGATAACAATCAAGAATCTATCACACACAAACAAGAATCCACCGCCATCACCCCCTAAACTCCCACTAATCGGAAACCTCCACCAACTCGGCTCCTTACCCCACAAAAACCTCCAATCCTTAGCCCGAAAACACGGCCCGATCATGCTCCTCCACTTCGGCCCCGTCCCCGTCCTCATCGCCTCCTCAGCCGACGCAGCCCGCGAGATCACAAAAACCCACGACCTCATCTTCGCCAGCCGCCCCCTCAACAAGGTAAGCCAGAAACTCTCCTACAACGGAAGAGACGTTGTTTTCGCGCCTTATGGTGAGTACTGGCGGAGAGCGAAGAGCGTACTAATGCTGCAGCTGCTGAGCGGGAAAAGGGTCCAATCTTACCGCTTGATAAGGGAAGAAGAAACGGCTCTTTTGGTGAAGAGGATTCTGGAATGTTCGGGGCCGGTGAATTTGAGTGAGATGTTTTCGGAGTTCACTAACGATGGTATTTGTAGATCGGCCTTTGGGAGGAAATACAGCGATTCGGAGAGTGGGAGGAAGTTTCTTGAGCTTGTGGGAGAGGTGTCGGAGGTGATCGGGGCGGTTCGAGCCGGGGAATTCCTGCCTTGGCTTAGCTGGATGGATCGTGTTAGTGGTTTTGATGGGAAGGTCGATAGGATTGCTCGGGAGATGGATGAGTTTTTGGAGGGAGTGATGCGTGAGCGGTTGGGTGATAGAGAGGGGTTTTCGGAGGGGAAGGAAGGAGataattttcttgatattttgcTTGGAATTTACAGTGATAGCAATGGTGAAGTCTCGGTTGATGACACAGAGAGCATCAAAGCAATACTATTG GATGTATTTGCAGCGGGAACAGATACTACCTCGGTGTTTCTGGAATGGGCCATGACAGAACTCTTGCGAAACCCTACCGTTATGCAAAACCTTCAAaatgaagtaagagagacagCCAAAGACAGCTCAAACATAACAGAGGATGACTTAGAAAGAATGCATTATCTGAAAGCCGTGATCAAAGAAACACTTCGTTATCACCCGCCAGTCCCGTTGCTAGTACCAAGAGTAGCAAGCAAAGATGTGAAGATCAAAGGATACGACGTGGCAGCCGGAACTGTGGTGATGATCAACGCGTGGGCTATAGGGAGAGACAGTGTCTCATGGAACGAACCGGAGGAGTTTAAGCCCGAGAGGTTCTTGAATTCTTCAATAGATTTCAAGGGCTTGAATTTCGAGCTCGTCCCGTTTGGGATGGGTAGAAGGGCCTGCCCTGGAGCTGCATTTGCTGTTGCTACAATTGAGTTTGTGTTAGCTTCTCTGGTGCAAAAATTTGACTGGAAATTGGACAATGGAGGTCAAGGGGGAAATTTGGACATGAGTGAGAGACAGGGGATCACTGTCCATAGAGATATTCCTCTTATTGCAGTTGCTTCTCTGAGCAAATAA